In Armatimonadota bacterium, the genomic window GAGCTCGGCATACCGTTCTCCGATCCCCTGGCCGACGGGCCGGTGAACCAGGCCGCCTATGACCGCGCGCTGCGCGCCGGGGCGACGGTGGAGGGGGTGCTGGATCTTGTTGGGCGATTCCGTGCTCGCCACGTGGGGGCGGCTTCACGAAGCCGCCCGGACACAGCCGGGGGCGGCTGTGCCACATCGCAGTGCGGATTCGAGACACCCGTAGTGCTGATGACCTACTCCAACCCGGTGGCGCAGTTCGGGTGGCAGCGGTTCGCGGAAGCCGCCGCGCAGGCGGGCGTGGACGGGGTGCTGCTGACCGACCTGCCGCCGGAAGAAGCCGAAGCGTGGCTGCGGCACGCGCGCGCGGAAGGGCTCGACACCATATTCTTGTTGGCGCCGACCAGCCCGGATGAGCGCATCGCATCGGTGGCCGAACTGGCGACCGGCTACATCTATTGCGTGTCGCGGCTGGGGGTGACGGGCGCGCGCGACCAACTGCCCCCCGACGCGCGGGCGCTGGTGGAGCGGGTCCGCGTTGTAGGGGCGCACGGCGGTGCGCCCGAATTGCCCGTGGTGGTGGGCTTCGGCCTCTCACGCCCGGAGCAGATTCGCGCGGTATGCGAATTCGCCGACGGGGCGGTCGTGGGCAGCGCGCTGGTGGAGCTCATCGCGCGGCACGCCGGCGCGGAGGACCTGGAGCAGGTGGTGGAGGAATTCACCGCCGCGCTCAAGGCCGCCACCGCGCCGGGGGCAAGTTGAACTCGCCGGGGGGATGAGCATTGAGTCGTCTGGAGTCGGTATCAATCGCGCTGCCCGGCCTCACGTTTGTCGGCGGCATCACCGTGGTGTGGGCCATTGACGCTGCAGGCGACACCATCGCTTGGTAGGGGATCCCCAGGGGCGCGTTCACTGTCGCAGCCTGGGTGCCGACGGTCGCATTGTTTCTAGCGGTTCTTGACCTGGTTGTGAGACACGTCCAGCGGCGGCGAGGACGCTCTCTTTCGGCGCCGCGCTTCGGGTCCGTCGGCTTGCTGATAGCCCTGCTGGCCTGGGCCCCGGCGACCGGCTTCCAGTGGGTCGCGGCGGGCGACTGGAGATCCGCCCAGCAGTCGGTCACAATCGGGAACACGAAGGTACTCGGTAGCGCCGCCCTGGAGTACGCGCAGGATCACCAGGGCCGCTTTCCGAAGGCGGCAACGTGGTGTGATGACCTCCTGCCGTACGTTCGTGACCGACGGAGTTTCCGCGACCCCTTGGCGCGCGGACTCGAGTGTGCGTACGCGTTCAACTCGGCGCTGAGCGATGTGCGTGCTGATTCCGTAGTTGACCCTGCTTCGGTCGTGCTGATCTTCGAGAGCGACCGCGGCTGGAACGCCGCCGGCGGGGCGGAGCTACTGGCGGAGCGGATCAGAGGCGACGATATGGACATCTATGCCTTCGCTGATGGACATGTCCAATCAATCTATCCCAGGACGCGCGGCCCAGGTCGCCGTCCCATCGTCTGGCAGCCGACGTTACGTGAGGCTCCAGACCGCGCGCCCGTGAAGTAGGCTGGCGATCGCGCTTTCCGGCGCGGCCTACCGCGTCCTCGCCAACGACGGCGACACCTGGTACCTGGAGCACCTTTTCTACGCGTA contains:
- the trpA gene encoding tryptophan synthase subunit alpha, encoding MTRARAEQTRIARRFAELTARGEGALVPFIVAGDPDLQTTLRVMQALARAGADVIELGIPFSDPLADGPVNQAAYDRALRAGATVEGVLDLVGRFRARHVGAASRSRPDTAGGGCATSQCGFETPVVLMTYSNPVAQFGWQRFAEAAAQAGVDGVLLTDLPPEEAEAWLRHARAEGLDTIFLLAPTSPDERIASVAELATGYIYCVSRLGVTGARDQLPPDARALVERVRVVGAHGGAPELPVVVGFGLSRPEQIRAVCEFADGAVVGSALVELIARHAGAEDLEQVVEEFTAALKAATAPGAS